One window of Quercus robur chromosome 12, dhQueRobu3.1, whole genome shotgun sequence genomic DNA carries:
- the LOC126710304 gene encoding transcription termination factor MTERF9, chloroplastic-like isoform X1: MFAFLSSRQLLFITHRNRRTQFLLGLLQKKAIFSIKSFTSIALSESEQQKTHSFTVSYLINSCGLSPKSALLASHKVHFENPDKPDLVLNLLKESGFNDTQITKLVTKIPLLLLSHPENTLLPKFEFLRSIGVSGSDLPRILSLNPDMLRRSLKNNLIPCYDFLKSLLFENEKVITALGRSQRALLSNGTKTMVQNIALLREVGAPPSTISFLVTRSPSVAFSKPSKFVKAVQDVKEMGFDPSKVAFVQAILVVLSIKKPTWEYKFEIFRRWGWSKEDTHLAFRRFPNFMLLSDEKITKVMNFVVNKLGRPSTDILMNPVVLNLSLEKRIIPRCSVVQILLAKNLIKSDLSLATFLLPNEKFFLEKFVIKFRDNVPQLLSVYQTKMDLLDVEIQSKKVCGTELF; encoded by the coding sequence ATGTttgcttttctctcttcaaGACAGCTACTTTTTATCACACATAGGAATAGGAGGACCCAATTTCTATTGGGTCTTCTTCAGAAAAAAGCCATCTTTAGCATCAAATCATTTACATCAATAGCTTTATCTGAATCAGAACAGCAAAAAACACATTCTTTTACAGTGTCTTATCTCATAAACTCATGTGGGTTGTCACCAAAATCTGCTCTTTTAGCATCCCACAAGGTACACTTTGAAAACCCAGATAAACCAGACTTAGTGCTTAATCTTCTTAAAGAGAGTGGATTCAATGACACCCAAATCACCAAACTCGTCACAAAAATCCCACTGCTGCTTTTATCTCATCCTGAGAATACCCTTTTGCCCAAATTCGAGTTTTTGCGCTCTATAGGGGTTTCAGGCTCTGACCTCCCTAGAATCCTTAGTTTGAATCCTGACATGCTGAGAAGGAGCTTAAAGAACAATCTTATTCCCTGCTATGATTTCCTCAAGAGTCTGCTTTTTGAGAATGAGAAAGTCATTACAGCATTAGGGCGCTCTCAAAGGGCTTTGTTAAGTAATGGAACAAAGACTATGGTTCAAAATATTGCACTTTTGAGAGAAGTTGGAGCGCCTCCATCCACCATCTCTTTCTTGGTGACTCGTTCTCCGTCTGTTGCATTCAGTAAGCCAAGTAAGTTTGTGAAAGCTGTCCAGGATGTTAAGGAAATGGGTTTTGATCCTTCAAAAGTTGCATTTGTGCAAGCAATCTTAGTGGTTTTGTCAATAAAAAAGCCGACGTGGGAAtataaatttgagatttttaggAGGTGGGGTTGGTCTAAGGAGGACACTCACTTAGCATTTAGAAGGTTTCCAAATTTTATGCTTTTATCGGATGAGAAGATCACAAAAGTAATGAACTTCGTTGTGAACAAATTGGGACGGCCATCAACAGATATTCTTATGAATCCTGTGGTTCTGAATTTAAGCTTGGAGAAGAGGATTATCCCTAGGTGTTCAGTTGTTCAAATTTTGTTAGCCAAGAATTTGATCAAGAGTGATTTAAGCTTAGCGACTTTCTTACTACCTAATGAGAAGTTCTTTTTGGAGAAGTTTGTTATAAAATTTCGGGACAATGTTCCTCAATTGTTGAGCGTGTATCAAACTAAAATGGATCTTTTGGATGTAGAAATTCAATCTAAGAAGGTATGTGGAACTGAACTGTTTTAA
- the LOC126710304 gene encoding uncharacterized protein LOC126710304 isoform X2, producing the protein MLRRSLKNNLIPCYDFLKSLLFENEKVITALGRSQRALLSNGTKTMVQNIALLREVGAPPSTISFLVTRSPSVAFSKPSKFVKAVQDVKEMGFDPSKVAFVQAILVVLSIKKPTWEYKFEIFRRWGWSKEDTHLAFRRFPNFMLLSDEKITKVMNFVVNKLGRPSTDILMNPVVLNLSLEKRIIPRCSVVQILLAKNLIKSDLSLATFLLPNEKFFLEKFVIKFRDNVPQLLSVYQTKMDLLDVEIQSKKVCGTELF; encoded by the coding sequence ATGCTGAGAAGGAGCTTAAAGAACAATCTTATTCCCTGCTATGATTTCCTCAAGAGTCTGCTTTTTGAGAATGAGAAAGTCATTACAGCATTAGGGCGCTCTCAAAGGGCTTTGTTAAGTAATGGAACAAAGACTATGGTTCAAAATATTGCACTTTTGAGAGAAGTTGGAGCGCCTCCATCCACCATCTCTTTCTTGGTGACTCGTTCTCCGTCTGTTGCATTCAGTAAGCCAAGTAAGTTTGTGAAAGCTGTCCAGGATGTTAAGGAAATGGGTTTTGATCCTTCAAAAGTTGCATTTGTGCAAGCAATCTTAGTGGTTTTGTCAATAAAAAAGCCGACGTGGGAAtataaatttgagatttttaggAGGTGGGGTTGGTCTAAGGAGGACACTCACTTAGCATTTAGAAGGTTTCCAAATTTTATGCTTTTATCGGATGAGAAGATCACAAAAGTAATGAACTTCGTTGTGAACAAATTGGGACGGCCATCAACAGATATTCTTATGAATCCTGTGGTTCTGAATTTAAGCTTGGAGAAGAGGATTATCCCTAGGTGTTCAGTTGTTCAAATTTTGTTAGCCAAGAATTTGATCAAGAGTGATTTAAGCTTAGCGACTTTCTTACTACCTAATGAGAAGTTCTTTTTGGAGAAGTTTGTTATAAAATTTCGGGACAATGTTCCTCAATTGTTGAGCGTGTATCAAACTAAAATGGATCTTTTGGATGTAGAAATTCAATCTAAGAAGGTATGTGGAACTGAACTGTTTTAA
- the LOC126710303 gene encoding transcription termination factor MTERF4, chloroplastic-like: MFAFLSSRQLLFITHRNRRTQFQLGLLQKTAFFSIKSFSSFGLSKPKQQNEAQRHSFTVCYLINSCGFSPKSALLASHNVHFENPDKPDSVLNLLKHNGFNDTHITKLIRQFPRLLLYNPKNTLLPKIKFFRSIGISTSDLPRILSTSPELLKRSLKNHLIPCYDVLKSLLVENEKVIKTLRRSHLSLQYITISIVPNVELLREVGVPQSNISYLVTTCPFVATIQRSKLVKAIQEVKEMGIDPSKIVFVQAIIVVLTSKRPMWEYKFEIFKRWGWSKEDTLLAFKKDPNFMQLSEKNIMKTMNFLVNKLGRPSTDIARNPVVLHLSLEKRIIPRCSVIQILVANHLVKDDLSFSSFLLVNEKLFLEKYVSKFQYIAPQLLSLYQNKMDLLDVEIQFEKVGETKQL; this comes from the coding sequence ATGTttgcttttctctcttcaaGACAGCTACTTTTTATCACACATAGGAATAGGAGGACCCAATTTCAATTGGGTCTTCTTCAGAAAACTGCTTTCTTTAGCATCAAATCATTTTCTTCATTCGGTTTATCtaaaccaaaacaacaaaatgAAGCTCAAAGACATTCTTTTACAGTGTGTTATCTCATAAACTCATGTGGGTTCTCACCAAAATCTGCTCTTTTAGCATCCCATAATGTACACTTTGAAAACCCGGATAAACCAGATTCAGTGCTTAATCTTCTCAAGCATAATGGATTCAACGATACCCACATCACAAAACTTATCAGGCAATTCCCACGGCTTCTTTTATATAATCCTAAGAATACCCTTTTGCCCAAAATTAAGTTTTTCCGTTCAATAGGGATTTCAACCTCTGACCTCCCTAGAATCCTCAGTACAAGCCCTGAACTACTGAAAAGGAGTTTGAAGAACCATCTTATTCCTTGCTATGATGTCCTCAAGAGTTTGCTTGTTGAGAATGAGAAGGTCATTAAAACTTTGAGGCGCTCGCATTTGTCTTTACAATACATAACTATCAGTATTGTTCCAAATGTTGAACTTCTGAGAGAAGTTGGAGTACCTCAATCCAACATCTCTTACTTGGTGACTACTTGTCCCTTTGTAGCAACCATCCAACGTAGTAAGTTAGTGAAAGCTATCCAGGAGGTTAAGGAAATGGGTATTGATCCTTCTAAAATTGTGTTTGTGCAAGCAATCATTGTGGTTTTGACATCAAAAAGACCAATGTGGGAATATAAATTTGAGATTTTCAAGAGGTGGGGTTGGTCTAAGGAGGATACTCTCCTAGCATTTAAAAAGGATCCAAATTTTATGCAATTGTCAGAGAAGAATATCATGAAAACAATGAATTTCCTTGTGAATAAATTGGGACGGCCATCAACAGATATTGCTAGAAATCCTGTGGTTCTGCATTTAAGCTTGGAGAAGAGGATTATCCCTAGGTGTTCAGTAATTCAAATTTTGGTAGCCAATCATTTGGTCAAGGATGATTTaagcttttcatctttcttattAGTGAATGAGAAGTTGTTTTTGGAGAAGTATGTGAGCAAATTTCAGTACATTGCTCCTCAATTGTTGAGTTTGTATCAAAATAAGATGGATCTTCTGGATGTAGAAATTCAATTTGAGAAGGTAGGTGAGACTAAAcagttgtaa
- the LOC126709694 gene encoding transcription termination factor MTERF8, chloroplastic encodes MEPIQNFQFLRTSCIFLSKKPLPNKPFIGVSKTQLRFSHQHHSLHKPITSKISTNQQTSTISYLINSCGLLPETASLVSQKVHLQNPEKANSVLALLRNHGFSQTQISNLIRKRPLLLLADPENTLLPKLEFFHSIGASSTDLARVLTADPTLLTRSLENQIVPCYNFLKSVLLSDKKIVTALKRTSWIFLEGHTKNLIPNISFLRELGVPESCIVLLLTHFPEALMQKHDNFGRIVNEVKEMGFDPMKSTFVLAIHAISGKGNKSIWERCYEVYRRWGWSKDEILLAFRKHPHCMILSEKKIMRAMDFFVNKMGWPSKMIAKCPVVLLFSLERRIVPRCSVIQVLSLKGLVKKDMSLTTVLLPVEESFLERFVTRFQEEIPQLMSVYQGKVYIESII; translated from the coding sequence ATGGAACCAATCCAGAATTTCCAGTTTCTGAGAACTTCTTGCATATTTCTCTCCAAGAAACCATTGCCAAACAAACCATTTATAGGAGTTTCAAAAACCCAACTTCGTTTCTCTCATCAGCATCACTCACTTCACAAACCCATCACTTCAAAAATCTCTACAAACCAACAAACTTCCACAATCTCTTACCTCATAAACTCATGTGGGTTGCTTCCAGAGACAGCTTCTCTAGTATCCCAAAAGGTACACttgcaaaacccagaaaaagcAAACTCTGTCTTGGCCCTTTTGAGAAACCATGGATTCTCACAAACCCAGATCTCAAATCTTATCAGGAAACGCCCTCTGCTTCTTTTGGCTGATCCTGAGAATACCCTTTTGCCCAAGCTTGAGTTTTTCCACTCTATAGGTGCTTCAAGCACTGACCTTGCTAGAGTTCTCACTGCTGACCCAACCCTTTTGACTAGGAGCTTGGAGAACCAAATTGTACCCTGTTATAACTTCCTCAAAAGTGTGCTTTTAAGTGATAAAAAGATTGTTACTGCTTTGAAGCGCACCTCATGGATTTTTCTTGAAGGTCATACAAAGaatttgataccaaatatttCGTTTTTGAGGGAGCTAGGTGTGCCTGAGTCTTGTATTGTGTTGTTGTTAACCCATTTTCCTGAGGCTTTGATGCAAAAGCATGATAATTTTGGTCGCATTGTAAATGAGGTTAAGGAAATGGGGTTTGATCCGATGAAATCAACATTTGTGTTAGCTATACATGCTATATCTGGCAAGGGCAACAAGTCCATATGGGAAAGGTGCTATGAGGTTTATAGGAGGTGGGGTTGGTCTAAGGATGAGATTCTTTTGGCTTTTAGGAAGCACCCTCATTGTATGATTTTGtcagagaagaaaataatgagAGCCATGGATTTTTTTGTGAACAAGATGGGGTGGCCATCTAAAATGATTGCCAAATGCCCTGTGGTTTTGCTTTTCAGCTTGGAGAGGAGAATTGTTCCGAGGTGTTCAGTTATTCAAGTTTTGTCATTGAAGGGATTGGTAAAGAAAGATATGAGCTTAACTACTGTGTTGCTGCCTGTTGAAGAGTCGTTCTTGGAGAGATTTGTGACCAGATTTCAGGAGGAAATACCTCAATTGATGAGTGTGTATCAAGGGAAGGTGTATATTGAAAGCATCATTTGA